In Lacibacter sp. H375, one DNA window encodes the following:
- a CDS encoding outer membrane beta-barrel protein: MKKLLLILLIISTSVSVKSQTTGITGKVTDSTGSRGLDKATVKLVEKSFPYDTSRTSTNAKGEFSFTKIPTSAYSIVISYTGYKPMIKEFFKPSAGVSNIDLGELVLVNSYLDLKEIVIEAPAVTMKEDTVEYRAGAFQTKPNATTEELLKKLPGVQVDREGNVTAQGKQVTRVKVNGKDFFSGDPKTATKEIPADMIDKVQVIDDYGDQSTVSGIRDGEPEKVINLQLKKDKNKGMFGRAQAGYGTNDRYTGAITVNRFNNSKQLSLIANSNNVNTSTFQQDGNSGGGNMGGGGGGGRGGMTFGGGGGGNSGGGNQNGITKLNSIGLNYRNDFGKRNSFYGSYTYSHRATTIEQFTAQQNIGRSGSGSIFTNTDQGSLNKNGTHRAFGNLELWIDSFNYIKFSPSFTLTESNNRSESIFDINNDGSPLQDGTNLNTSLSDRPNFRSNLLYNHRFKKRGRNFSFNSDLNFSSNESDQFTNNESVFYLTNGTKDSTLKQNILQDNRTQNINLRATYTEPIAVDRFLDLSYNYNKNFGSNDRQNYIQLPGNTNYTLIDSLSNAYENNFDYNRIGASVRTVKKKYNYAIGVILQPVVLKGYSISKDSAYKPITNFNWFPVARFTYNFTRTKSLNFNYNGSARQPNFEQLQPVRDQSNPQYLTEGNPLLRPSNSHNFNTNFNNFNFSSGRIFLVNLGFNFVEDQIVNNVIRFKDPNGKLTGAQLTRPENVNGYYNVNMFTTYAKPFNNRKYVISTNTMVNYNNNISLVDGERSIGKNWLYTQGANFEFNIPWLELVTGVRYNLNYADFRDAGQSITRQSTWTLSSDARFDLGAGFIFRWDFDYLLNQGLSAGVQQNIALLNASLEKEIFKNKNGVIRLAGFDVLKQNTNVNRSINSNYITDTRTNRLTQYFMLSFTYRLNKFKGTQQPQQQNNMRRMGGERTMMMNNDNL, encoded by the coding sequence ATGAAGAAATTATTACTCATTCTCCTTATCATCTCAACATCCGTATCTGTAAAATCTCAAACAACCGGTATCACCGGAAAAGTAACCGATTCAACGGGTTCAAGAGGCCTCGACAAGGCCACTGTTAAGCTGGTTGAAAAAAGTTTCCCTTACGATACATCAAGAACCTCCACCAATGCTAAGGGTGAATTCAGCTTCACCAAAATTCCTACTTCAGCTTATTCCATTGTTATTAGCTATACGGGCTATAAACCAATGATCAAAGAATTCTTTAAACCCTCTGCCGGCGTATCGAATATTGACCTGGGCGAACTGGTGCTGGTAAATTCTTACCTCGATCTGAAAGAAATTGTGATTGAAGCTCCGGCGGTGACTATGAAAGAGGATACGGTTGAGTACCGTGCAGGTGCGTTTCAAACCAAGCCAAACGCAACTACTGAAGAGTTGTTGAAGAAGTTGCCTGGTGTGCAGGTAGACAGAGAAGGCAATGTAACCGCACAAGGCAAACAAGTAACACGTGTAAAAGTAAATGGCAAGGACTTCTTTTCAGGAGATCCAAAAACAGCCACTAAAGAAATACCTGCTGACATGATCGATAAAGTGCAGGTAATTGATGATTATGGTGATCAATCAACCGTATCAGGTATTCGAGATGGCGAGCCTGAAAAAGTAATTAACCTTCAACTGAAAAAAGATAAGAACAAAGGAATGTTTGGCCGGGCACAAGCTGGTTACGGAACAAACGACCGGTATACGGGTGCCATTACCGTAAACAGGTTCAACAACAGCAAGCAGCTTTCCCTTATTGCCAATAGCAACAACGTAAACACTTCTACTTTTCAACAGGATGGAAACAGTGGTGGCGGAAACATGGGGGGCGGAGGAGGCGGTGGCCGTGGCGGTATGACTTTTGGAGGCGGAGGCGGTGGTAATAGTGGTGGTGGAAATCAAAACGGTATTACCAAGTTGAATTCAATTGGCCTGAACTATCGTAACGATTTTGGAAAACGCAATTCATTTTATGGTAGCTATACCTATTCGCACAGAGCTACAACCATTGAACAATTTACAGCCCAACAAAATATCGGCAGATCAGGGTCTGGATCGATCTTTACAAATACAGACCAGGGTTCCTTAAATAAGAATGGTACTCACCGTGCGTTCGGTAACCTTGAACTGTGGATCGATTCGTTTAATTATATAAAATTCAGTCCAAGCTTTACGCTCACGGAATCGAATAACCGCTCTGAAAGTATTTTTGATATTAATAACGACGGCTCGCCTTTGCAAGATGGTACTAACCTCAACACTTCATTAAGTGATCGTCCTAACTTCAGAAGTAATTTATTATACAACCACCGCTTTAAAAAACGTGGCCGCAACTTCTCGTTTAATAGTGATTTGAATTTCTCATCAAACGAAAGCGATCAGTTTACAAACAATGAGTCGGTATTTTATTTAACGAACGGAACGAAAGATTCAACGCTCAAGCAAAATATTCTGCAGGATAACCGCACACAAAACATCAACCTGCGTGCAACTTACACCGAGCCCATTGCTGTTGATCGTTTCCTTGACCTGAGTTATAACTATAACAAAAACTTCGGAAGTAATGACCGTCAGAATTATATTCAGCTTCCCGGTAACACCAATTATACGCTCATAGATTCCTTAAGTAACGCTTACGAAAACAATTTTGATTACAATCGCATTGGCGCCAGCGTGCGTACCGTTAAGAAGAAATATAACTATGCGATCGGTGTTATTTTACAACCGGTTGTATTAAAAGGTTACAGCATCAGCAAGGACAGTGCATACAAGCCAATCACAAATTTCAACTGGTTTCCTGTTGCACGTTTTACGTATAATTTCACCCGTACAAAATCGCTCAACTTTAATTATAACGGTAGTGCAAGGCAACCAAATTTCGAACAGTTACAACCTGTAAGAGATCAGAGCAATCCACAATATCTCACAGAAGGTAATCCTTTGCTCCGCCCATCTAACAGTCATAACTTCAATACCAACTTTAATAATTTCAACTTCAGTTCAGGTCGCATATTCTTAGTGAACTTAGGATTCAACTTTGTTGAAGATCAGATCGTAAACAATGTGATCCGTTTCAAAGACCCCAATGGTAAATTAACCGGCGCACAGTTAACAAGACCTGAAAACGTAAATGGTTATTACAATGTAAACATGTTTACTACTTATGCCAAGCCTTTTAATAACAGGAAGTATGTGATCAGCACCAATACAATGGTGAATTATAATAACAACATCAGTCTTGTTGATGGTGAGCGTAGTATTGGTAAAAACTGGTTATATACCCAAGGTGCAAATTTCGAATTCAACATTCCATGGCTGGAGTTAGTTACAGGTGTAAGGTATAACCTGAACTATGCAGACTTCAGAGATGCAGGTCAGTCAATTACACGTCAAAGTACATGGACACTTAGCAGTGATGCCCGTTTTGATTTGGGTGCAGGCTTTATTTTCCGTTGGGACTTCGATTACCTGTTGAACCAGGGATTGTCTGCTGGTGTTCAGCAAAATATTGCTTTGTTGAATGCATCATTGGAAAAGGAAATATTTAAAAACAAGAATGGTGTTATACGCCTGGCAGGTTTTGATGTTCTGAAACAGAATACCAACGTTAACCGAAGTATCAACAGCAACTATATCACTGATACAAGAACAAACAGACTTACACAGTATTTCATGTTGAGCTTTACTTATCGCCTCAATAAATTTAAAGGAACCCAACAGCCGCAACAACAAAACAATATGCGTCGTATGGGCGGAGAAAGAACCATGATGATGAATAACGACAACTTATAA
- the secA gene encoding preprotein translocase subunit SecA produces MLGFLSKLFGGSKSEKDVQKLSPIVEKINQYFQQYQSLTNDELRNKTQEFRQRIKSHLQSIDDEIASLTVKADAFTEDQIQEKDATYQEIDKLRKERDKKIEEVLEEIHPEAFAVVKEAARRFTNNEELKATATQLDKDLVVKRPHMRIEGDQVFYKKSWLAGGSEVTWNMVHYDVQLIGGSVLHQGKIAEMATGEGKTLVSTLPAYLNALPGEGVHLVTVNDYLARRDSEWNGTLFEFLGLTVDCIDKHQPNSEDRRKAYMADIVYGTNNEFGFDYLRDNMVVNTTEKVQRKLHFAMVDEVDSILIDEARTPLIIAGPVGTGSNEQQFHNMKPRIEKLVDAQKRLVQQYLNEAKKSISEGDDDPKSGGLALMRAWRGLPKYGPLIKYLSEPGIKVKLQKAENYYLADQQKEMPKVDEGLLFHIDEKSNSVDLTDKGLSMITKDNEDPNFFVLPDISTSLATLDRSDLVAEEKLRQKEVFLNEYSAKADRIHTILQMLKAYSLFEKDVEYVVLDGQVKIVDEQTGRILDGRRYSDGLHQAIEAKENVHIEAATQTYATITLQNYFRMYHKLCGMTGTAETEAGEFWDIYKLDVVKIPTNLNMIRDDKQDLVYKTKREKYKAVIEEIEAIRAVGRPVLVGTTSVEVSELLSKMLQVKKIPHNVLNAKQHAREAQVVAEAGLPSAVTIATNMAGRGTDIKLGAGVKEAGGLAILGTERHDSRRVDRQLRGRAGRQGDPGSSQFYVSLEDDLMRMFGSDRIAGMMDKLGYKEGEVIQHSMITKSIERAQKKVEENNFGIRKRLLEYDDVMNKQRGAVYTRRNHALSGERLTLDTDNAFYSVADGLIASFKEQNDHEGFKTACIINFGIDTQITAEQLDKADSNTLAEALYVEAKTAYLRKSDLLKKDALPVFQNIKATQGSHIENVFVPFSDGKRGLQVLTPMNKTIESQGAELVSALERTATLAFIDEAWKEHLRAMDDLRTSVQNATYEQKDPLVIYKVEAYTLFEQLNSEINKNIVSFLAHAGLPVEENTAGQIREGRQQKTDMSKMRQRKEDMVAAGGGSELMETPDYYDPSENVKQEPIIAGPKIGRNDPCPCGSGKKYKQCHGKDL; encoded by the coding sequence ATGTTAGGATTCCTATCGAAACTGTTTGGTGGCAGCAAGAGCGAGAAAGATGTACAAAAGCTTTCGCCTATCGTTGAAAAAATCAACCAGTACTTCCAGCAATATCAAAGCTTAACCAATGATGAACTCCGTAATAAAACACAGGAATTCAGACAGCGTATTAAATCGCATCTTCAAAGCATTGATGACGAGATCGCTTCACTAACTGTAAAAGCGGATGCTTTTACCGAAGATCAGATCCAGGAAAAAGATGCTACTTACCAGGAAATAGATAAACTGCGGAAGGAAAGAGATAAAAAAATCGAAGAAGTTCTTGAAGAAATTCATCCGGAAGCTTTTGCGGTAGTGAAAGAAGCAGCTCGCCGTTTCACGAATAATGAAGAATTAAAGGCCACAGCTACACAACTAGATAAAGATCTTGTTGTGAAACGTCCTCACATGCGTATTGAAGGCGACCAGGTGTTTTACAAAAAATCATGGTTGGCCGGTGGATCGGAAGTAACCTGGAACATGGTGCATTACGATGTACAGTTAATAGGCGGTAGCGTGTTGCACCAGGGAAAAATTGCCGAGATGGCTACCGGTGAGGGTAAAACGCTTGTATCAACCTTACCTGCTTACTTAAATGCATTGCCCGGTGAAGGTGTGCATCTCGTAACGGTGAACGATTACCTGGCCCGCAGGGATAGTGAGTGGAACGGAACTTTGTTTGAATTTTTGGGATTAACTGTTGATTGTATTGATAAACATCAACCCAATAGTGAAGACCGTCGCAAGGCTTACATGGCCGATATCGTATACGGAACCAATAATGAATTTGGTTTCGATTATCTACGTGATAACATGGTGGTGAATACTACAGAGAAAGTACAACGCAAGTTGCATTTTGCGATGGTGGATGAGGTGGATAGTATCTTGATTGATGAAGCCCGTACACCATTGATCATTGCAGGTCCTGTTGGAACCGGCAGCAACGAACAGCAGTTCCACAATATGAAACCACGTATTGAAAAACTGGTGGACGCACAAAAACGTTTGGTGCAACAATATTTAAATGAAGCAAAAAAATCCATATCAGAAGGTGATGATGATCCAAAGAGTGGTGGTCTTGCATTGATGCGTGCATGGAGAGGTTTGCCTAAGTATGGTCCGTTGATCAAATACTTAAGTGAGCCCGGTATTAAAGTAAAACTGCAGAAAGCAGAAAACTATTACCTCGCTGATCAGCAAAAAGAAATGCCGAAGGTGGATGAAGGTTTGCTGTTTCATATTGATGAGAAAAGTAACTCCGTTGATTTGACTGATAAGGGTTTGAGCATGATCACCAAAGACAATGAAGATCCTAACTTCTTTGTATTGCCCGATATCAGTACTTCACTTGCAACGTTAGATAGAAGTGATCTTGTTGCCGAAGAGAAGTTACGTCAGAAAGAAGTTTTCTTAAATGAATATTCAGCAAAAGCAGATCGTATTCATACAATCCTGCAAATGTTGAAAGCATATAGCTTGTTTGAAAAAGATGTGGAGTATGTTGTGTTGGATGGACAAGTGAAGATCGTAGATGAACAAACAGGTCGTATTCTTGATGGCCGTCGTTACAGCGATGGTTTACACCAGGCGATTGAAGCGAAAGAGAATGTACACATCGAAGCTGCTACACAAACCTATGCTACCATCACACTGCAGAACTACTTCCGTATGTATCACAAACTTTGTGGTATGACAGGTACTGCGGAAACAGAAGCAGGTGAGTTCTGGGATATTTATAAATTGGATGTTGTAAAAATTCCTACCAACCTCAATATGATCCGTGATGACAAGCAGGATCTCGTTTACAAAACCAAGCGTGAAAAATACAAAGCAGTTATTGAAGAAATTGAAGCGATTCGTGCAGTTGGTCGTCCCGTACTGGTTGGTACAACATCGGTTGAGGTAAGTGAATTGTTGAGCAAGATGCTGCAGGTGAAAAAAATTCCGCACAATGTATTGAACGCAAAACAACATGCCCGTGAAGCGCAGGTTGTTGCTGAAGCTGGTTTGCCAAGTGCAGTAACAATTGCGACAAACATGGCCGGTCGTGGTACCGATATTAAACTCGGAGCTGGTGTGAAAGAAGCAGGTGGTTTAGCTATTCTTGGTACAGAACGTCATGATAGCCGTCGTGTCGATCGCCAGTTACGTGGTCGTGCCGGTCGCCAGGGCGATCCGGGTTCATCACAGTTTTATGTGTCGCTTGAAGATGATTTGATGCGTATGTTCGGTAGTGATCGTATTGCCGGCATGATGGATAAACTTGGTTATAAAGAAGGTGAAGTGATCCAGCACAGCATGATCACCAAATCAATTGAACGTGCACAAAAGAAAGTAGAAGAAAACAACTTTGGTATACGTAAGCGTTTGCTTGAATATGATGATGTGATGAACAAACAACGTGGTGCAGTGTACACCCGTCGTAACCATGCATTGAGTGGCGAACGTTTAACACTTGATACCGATAACGCATTTTATTCTGTTGCTGATGGATTGATCGCTTCGTTCAAAGAACAAAATGATCATGAAGGATTCAAGACGGCTTGTATCATCAACTTTGGTATCGATACGCAGATCACAGCAGAACAACTTGATAAAGCAGACAGCAACACTTTGGCAGAAGCATTGTATGTGGAAGCAAAGACAGCTTACCTGCGTAAGAGTGATCTGTTGAAGAAAGATGCATTGCCGGTGTTCCAGAATATTAAAGCAACACAAGGTTCGCATATTGAAAATGTATTTGTTCCGTTCAGTGACGGTAAACGTGGTTTGCAGGTGTTAACGCCAATGAACAAAACCATCGAATCACAGGGTGCTGAATTAGTAAGTGCTTTGGAACGTACCGCAACCCTCGCTTTCATTGATGAAGCATGGAAAGAACATCTTCGTGCAATGGATGATCTGCGAACTTCAGTTCAAAACGCAACTTACGAGCAGAAAGATCCGTTAGTGATCTATAAGGTGGAAGCATATACCTTGTTTGAGCAATTGAACAGTGAGATCAATAAGAATATCGTTTCCTTCCTTGCACATGCAGGTTTACCAGTTGAAGAAAATACAGCCGGACAAATTCGTGAAGGCCGTCAACAGAAAACTGATATGAGCAAGATGCGCCAACGCAAAGAAGATATGGTAGCTGCAGGCGGCGGTTCTGAACTGATGGAAACACCGGATTATTATGATCCATCAGAAAATGTAAAACAGGAACCAATTATTGCCGGACCGAAAATCGGACGTAACGATCCTTGTCCTTGCGGCAGCGGTAAGAAATACAAACAATGTCACGGTAAAGATTTATAA
- the deoC gene encoding deoxyribose-phosphate aldolase yields the protein MNIASYIDHTVLKPTTLISDIEQLCTEATLYNFAAVCVPPPFSRFAKGLVGGSSVKTATVIGFPFGYSAIEAKVTETLLSIVDGVDEIDMVANISAIKNGDWNFVKHEGETIIPMAHKKEKHIKIIIESGVLTDDEIIRCCEIYAELGADFVKTSTGYAENGATLEAVQLMRKHLPSNIKIKASGGIRNYVFAKQLIEAGADRLGCSASVAIVKESLNQ from the coding sequence ATGAACATTGCTTCATATATCGACCATACAGTTCTAAAACCAACAACACTCATCAGTGATATTGAACAACTCTGCACCGAAGCAACCCTGTATAATTTTGCAGCGGTTTGCGTGCCTCCGCCTTTTTCTCGTTTTGCAAAAGGACTGGTTGGCGGCTCAAGTGTAAAGACAGCAACGGTCATTGGTTTTCCATTTGGTTATTCGGCCATTGAAGCAAAGGTGACTGAAACCCTGTTGTCGATCGTTGATGGGGTTGACGAAATTGATATGGTGGCAAATATCTCTGCTATTAAAAACGGCGACTGGAACTTTGTAAAACATGAAGGGGAAACCATCATCCCCATGGCACATAAAAAAGAAAAGCACATCAAGATCATTATTGAAAGTGGAGTGTTGACTGATGATGAGATCATACGCTGCTGCGAAATTTATGCAGAACTTGGCGCAGATTTTGTAAAAACCTCTACCGGTTACGCAGAAAATGGCGCTACATTGGAAGCCGTGCAACTGATGCGGAAGCATTTACCGTCTAACATTAAAATAAAGGCTTCAGGTGGTATTCGTAATTATGTTTTTGCCAAACAATTGATCGAAGCAGGTGCCGACAGATTGGGTTGCAGTGCCAGCGTTGCCATCGTAAAAGAAAGTTTGAACCAGTAA
- a CDS encoding SPOR domain-containing protein, translating to MKKIILFCFVISFVSISKAQTVVDTVGSNVFVVKDSRLDLLVKKKAEINKKAADAKKPSKGYRIQVLNTTDRNQALATKSRLLTLYPEQKTYLMYQAPYFKIRIGNFVEKSEADDLKKELARMFPTGVFVIPSEIEYKAPPEKEENSK from the coding sequence ATGAAAAAGATCATCCTGTTTTGTTTCGTTATAAGTTTTGTTTCAATCAGCAAGGCGCAGACTGTTGTTGATACGGTTGGAAGTAATGTATTTGTCGTGAAAGACAGTCGTTTGGATCTGTTAGTGAAAAAGAAAGCTGAGATCAACAAAAAAGCGGCCGATGCCAAAAAGCCCAGCAAAGGTTATCGGATCCAGGTGTTGAACACTACCGACCGTAACCAGGCTTTAGCAACAAAATCAAGATTATTGACGCTCTACCCTGAACAGAAAACATACCTCATGTACCAGGCACCATATTTCAAAATACGCATTGGCAACTTTGTTGAAAAGAGTGAAGCCGATGATCTGAAAAAAGAACTGGCCCGTATGTTTCCTACCGGTGTATTTGTAATTCCCAGCGAAATTGAATACAAAGCTCCTCCTGAAAAAGAAGAAAATAGCAAGTAA
- a CDS encoding M20 metallopeptidase family protein, with amino-acid sequence MLKDQIQALAKQYKDEFIAVRHHLHANPELSYKEFETSKFVQAKLKELGIPFTVMAETGVVGLIEGKNPSAKVIALRADMDALPILEENDVPYKSKVAGVMHACGHDVHTTCLLGAAKILNELKAEWEGTVKLIFQPGEEKNPGGASIMIKEGVLENPKPQCIFGLHVHPGLQLGQLSFRGGKVMASADELYMTVKGKGGHAASPHLSVDPILIASHLVVSLQQIISRNRNPHNPSVLSITAFNAGTTTNVIPNEVKLMGTFRAMDEAWRFEAHELIRRNATQLVQSMGGELDLHIDVGYPTVYNNEALNEKAKAKAAELLGAAHVEETELRMGAEDFGYYSQVIPGCFFRLGVMNKERGISSGVHTPTFNIDENAIEIGMAMMAWLGSTIEL; translated from the coding sequence ATGTTAAAAGATCAGATACAAGCCCTCGCCAAACAGTATAAAGATGAGTTTATTGCGGTGCGTCATCATCTGCATGCAAATCCTGAACTCAGTTACAAAGAATTTGAAACATCAAAGTTCGTACAAGCAAAACTCAAAGAGCTTGGTATTCCGTTTACAGTAATGGCCGAAACAGGCGTAGTTGGTTTGATCGAAGGGAAAAATCCTTCAGCAAAAGTGATTGCATTGCGTGCTGATATGGATGCATTGCCGATACTGGAAGAGAATGATGTGCCATATAAATCAAAAGTTGCGGGTGTTATGCATGCTTGCGGACATGATGTGCATACAACCTGTTTACTCGGCGCTGCAAAAATTCTTAATGAATTAAAAGCCGAGTGGGAAGGAACCGTAAAACTCATCTTTCAACCCGGTGAAGAAAAAAATCCTGGTGGTGCAAGTATCATGATCAAAGAAGGTGTATTAGAAAATCCAAAACCACAATGCATTTTTGGTTTGCATGTGCATCCGGGTTTGCAATTAGGTCAACTTAGTTTCCGTGGCGGTAAAGTAATGGCAAGTGCTGATGAATTGTATATGACAGTAAAAGGGAAAGGTGGTCATGCCGCTTCGCCGCATTTATCTGTTGATCCGATTTTAATTGCTTCACATTTGGTAGTGAGTTTGCAGCAGATCATCAGCCGTAACCGAAATCCGCACAATCCATCTGTGTTGTCGATCACAGCGTTCAATGCAGGTACAACCACTAACGTTATTCCTAACGAAGTAAAGTTGATGGGTACATTCCGTGCGATGGATGAAGCCTGGCGTTTTGAAGCACATGAGTTGATTCGTCGTAATGCAACACAATTGGTACAGAGCATGGGCGGTGAACTTGATCTGCATATTGATGTTGGTTATCCAACTGTTTATAATAATGAAGCACTCAACGAAAAAGCAAAAGCAAAAGCTGCCGAATTATTAGGAGCTGCACATGTGGAAGAAACGGAATTACGCATGGGTGCAGAAGATTTTGGTTATTACTCGCAGGTAATTCCTGGTTGTTTCTTTCGACTTGGTGTTATGAATAAAGAAAGAGGAATCAGTAGCGGTGTGCATACTCCAACTTTTAATATTGATGAAAATGCAATTGAAATTGGCATGGCGATGATGGCTTGGCTGGGAAGTACAATAGAATTGTAG
- a CDS encoding C1 family peptidase — MPIRMTDDPQDQSNNSGGGGFPGGGGRGGGGGGLLSLLPLLLSLFGRGGGGGKGKGLLLLLAIGIGAYFLLGRGGCNLSSISDIAGGLTTGGFLDPQQFEKAEIYEPLADDDTKNPLPESANLQKFCPTPQNQGSQGSCVAWSSAFAAHTILESSRTGKQPNEVVFSPSFMYNQIGLEGCQGSYIIRAMEFMTKRGDVPYDQFPYTDQDCQRQPDNSLQQQAAQYRMRGFNRLSLGDRNDAVDLRAIRENLSQGAPVVIGMMVGQSFMQPMMGKDVWIPESGDRSMMGFGGHAMCVVGYDDKKYGGSFLIMNSWGQEWGTNGFAWVRYGDFQTYVREAYGVNPMHAGNENVQKFACEVGLVSVKYEGQKTVAGDYIALRNIGGNRFETTAPVRPGDKFKMELKNTTECYVYVFGKEVDGTSYTLFPYPRADDATKTKYSPFCGITGVRLFPKDKSMTPDSIGVGGRDVIAVVISKKELDWYQLNQQLSANPSSDFGSRLNSALRSSLIRNVRYSATGNGTMRFDVTGDANNVVACIVEITK; from the coding sequence ATGCCCATAAGAATGACAGATGACCCGCAGGATCAAAGCAATAATAGTGGTGGAGGTGGATTTCCCGGTGGCGGAGGAAGAGGTGGTGGCGGCGGAGGTTTACTCAGCTTGTTGCCATTGCTTTTAAGTTTGTTTGGCCGTGGTGGCGGTGGCGGTAAAGGAAAAGGATTATTGTTGCTTCTTGCCATTGGTATAGGTGCATACTTTTTATTAGGTCGTGGTGGCTGCAACCTAAGCAGCATAAGCGATATTGCCGGAGGTCTTACAACAGGTGGCTTTTTAGATCCGCAACAATTTGAAAAAGCAGAGATCTACGAACCCCTGGCTGATGATGATACAAAAAATCCTTTGCCGGAATCTGCCAATCTCCAAAAATTTTGTCCCACACCCCAGAACCAGGGTTCCCAAGGTAGTTGTGTTGCCTGGAGCAGTGCATTTGCAGCGCATACCATCTTAGAATCATCACGTACAGGTAAACAACCAAACGAAGTGGTGTTCTCTCCTTCGTTCATGTATAATCAAATTGGTTTGGAAGGTTGCCAGGGTTCATACATCATCCGTGCAATGGAGTTTATGACAAAACGTGGCGATGTGCCGTACGATCAGTTTCCTTATACCGATCAGGATTGCCAACGTCAACCCGATAATAGTTTGCAGCAACAGGCAGCTCAGTATCGTATGCGTGGTTTCAACCGTTTGAGTTTAGGCGATCGTAATGATGCTGTTGATTTGCGTGCAATCCGGGAAAATCTTTCACAAGGTGCACCTGTTGTTATTGGTATGATGGTGGGACAAAGTTTTATGCAGCCCATGATGGGAAAAGATGTGTGGATACCTGAGTCAGGAGATAGAAGTATGATGGGCTTTGGTGGTCATGCAATGTGTGTGGTTGGGTATGATGATAAGAAATACGGCGGTTCTTTTTTGATCATGAACAGTTGGGGACAAGAGTGGGGCACCAATGGTTTTGCATGGGTACGGTATGGAGATTTTCAAACCTATGTTCGTGAAGCGTATGGGGTAAATCCAATGCACGCAGGGAATGAAAACGTGCAAAAGTTTGCGTGTGAGGTAGGATTGGTTAGTGTGAAGTACGAAGGACAGAAAACAGTTGCTGGTGATTATATTGCTTTACGAAATATTGGAGGCAACCGTTTCGAAACAACAGCACCTGTTCGCCCCGGTGATAAATTTAAAATGGAGTTGAAGAATACAACTGAATGTTATGTGTATGTATTCGGTAAAGAAGTAGATGGCACAAGCTATACCTTGTTTCCTTATCCAAGAGCTGACGATGCAACAAAAACGAAATATTCTCCTTTCTGCGGCATCACAGGTGTGCGCTTATTTCCAAAAGATAAAAGTATGACACCTGATAGTATTGGCGTGGGCGGCAGAGATGTAATTGCGGTAGTGATAAGTAAAAAAGAATTGGATTGGTATCAGTTAAATCAACAGCTCAGTGCCAATCCTTCAAGTGATTTTGGCAGCAGGTTGAACAGTGCATTAAGATCATCACTCATTCGTAATGTGCGTTATTCAGCAACAGGTAATGGAACCATGCGTTTTGATGTAACGGGAGATGCCAATAACGTAGTAGCTTGTATTGTTGAAATAACAAAATAA
- a CDS encoding DUF4442 domain-containing protein, translated as MLSVFDSLQLHMKESATQFIKQITHPIKGKLFLLLKLPSAFFSGVRIQSVTEERCVVTVPYKWFSQNPFRSTYFACLAMAAEMTTGVLGLMQITGRKPEVSMLVVNIEGNFFKKATDVTSFVCEDGKQMEQLVDEAIATGEGKSMKAKSTGRNKAGEIVAEFYITWSFKAKA; from the coding sequence ATGCTATCGGTGTTTGACTCACTGCAATTACATATGAAAGAATCAGCCACCCAGTTTATAAAGCAAATAACACATCCCATCAAAGGAAAGTTGTTTCTGTTGCTGAAGCTGCCTTCTGCTTTTTTCAGCGGCGTAAGAATTCAATCAGTTACAGAAGAAAGGTGTGTGGTAACGGTGCCGTACAAGTGGTTTTCACAAAATCCATTTCGCTCAACTTACTTTGCGTGTTTGGCAATGGCTGCAGAAATGACAACCGGTGTGTTGGGATTAATGCAGATCACCGGTAGAAAGCCAGAAGTGTCAATGCTGGTTGTTAATATTGAAGGAAATTTTTTCAAGAAGGCAACTGATGTTACAAGTTTTGTATGTGAAGACGGAAAGCAGATGGAGCAATTAGTTGATGAGGCCATTGCTACAGGTGAAGGAAAAAGTATGAAGGCAAAATCAACCGGACGTAACAAAGCTGGTGAGATTGTTGCAGAGTTCTATATTACATGGTCCTTTAAAGCAAAGGCATAA